agattcctttgcattgatcctgTAAGTCAGATACACCATATTACTGCCTCCTGTAAGCTCTCGTCCACTTGTCATGTCACAAACATACCCCTGAGGGGGACGATCAAGTACAGTCCATGAGGATTGCCCAATAGGCGCACTAACGTGAACAGCAATGGAGAATACCTTTGGCTTGAAACAGAATAAAACCCTATCAACCAGTTCCTTGAGTTCAACATCTTGCGGACCGTAACCCATTGATTCAAAGCTCGCATAACTAAATCCATCCTCAGGAGTTACATGGATTGTAGAAACAGCATCCCCTTCAATTGCATTCATGGAGTATCCACAGGGATCAAACTCAAAGTCGCAAATGTTAGAGCCGGGTAGAATATCACGGATCCCTGAATTAAGAGTCATTTCACTTGCCGACTTGATATTGCTCTTGTAAAACAGAGAAGCACGCTCACGGTCCAGCTGTGTCATGCACATCTCAAGAGTAAATACAGGTTTACAGTCCTCATTAGATGCGCCATTATCTGCACAAGCAGAATAAATATGCCAATTGTAATTCTTATCAGAATCTCCCATCACATAAGCTCTTCCACCAGAACCAAGCATTCCAAAATATTTCTCCAAGTATGACACTTCCTCTGCAAAGCTGCGATGAGGAAAAGACTGTGCTCCAGTAAAAATAAATGTCCCTCTGGTATACTTCACATTCTTTACAGAGAGAGACAAACCACTTGCACTGCTCAAAATTTGAGGAATTGAAAGAAGTAGCTTTGTGGTTCCACAGGTCTTCAGGACTATCTTGAATGGATAGATAAACATACTTGATTCTGAGAGAACATATGAATCAAGATGCTCATTTGACAGCTCAGATACAATAGTGCATTCAGCAAGTTTCAGAATTTCATCCAGTTGAGGACGAGTGAGGGCTCTTAAACCTCTGCCCTCAGGATCAGCAAAGAATGTAGTAGGAAAGAATTCTATCTCAAGTCTCTTTTCGAATCCTTCAAATCCAATTGCAGACATTGTAGGAGTAGCAGAATCTCCAGAAGACACACCCATCTTGAACTATTTTTAAAAAGTGCTGTAATTTGCCTTTGCCGGGAAGAGTAAGCTAAGAATTGAC
The nucleotide sequence above comes from Cryptomeria japonica chromosome 11, Sugi_1.0, whole genome shotgun sequence. Encoded proteins:
- the LOC131060325 gene encoding S-adenosylmethionine decarboxylase proenzyme translates to MGVSSGDSATPTMSAIGFEGFEKRLEIEFFPTTFFADPEGRGLRALTRPQLDEILKLAECTIVSELSNEHLDSYVLSESSMFIYPFKIVLKTCGTTKLLLSIPQILSSASGLSLSVKNVKYTRGTFIFTGAQSFPHRSFAEEVSYLEKYFGMLGSGGRAYVMGDSDKNYNWHIYSACADNGASNEDCKPVFTLEMCMTQLDRERASLFYKSNIKSASEMTLNSGIRDILPGSNICDFEFDPCGYSMNAIEGDAVSTIHVTPEDGFSYASFESMGYGPQDVELKELVDRVLFCFKPKVFSIAVHVSAPIGQSSWTVLDRPPQGYVCDMTSGRELTGGSNMVYLTYRINAKESHRITTLPLLAWEEESEGNDSLFISEKKQTLPLLAWEEESEENDSFFNEEKRNWDASQQSPRTTLSLHSWEEESDGSDG